The Poriferisphaera corsica DNA segment ACTCAATGCATCCTTTAAAGATATCAAGCCCGAAAACTATGACGGCCTCGTCATCTCAGGCGGCCGCGCACCCGAATACATCCGTCTTAATGATCGTGTACTCGAAATCGTCCGTCATTTCGCCAACACCAACAAACCCATCGCCGCAGTCTGCCATGGCATCCAAGTCCTGACTGCCGCTGATGTCGTGCGTGATTTCACACTCACCGCCTACCCTGCTGTAAAACCTGAAATCGAACTCGCCGGCGGTAAATACATCGACATCGCAATGGATGCCGCCCACGTCGATCGCAATCTCGTGACCTCACCTGCATGGCCCGGACACCCCGCCTTCATTCGTGAATTCCTCAATCTACTCGGAACAACCATAACATGCTAAAGAATCAATATACGTAAATATAAAAGCCGCTTACATCATGAGTGTAAACGGCTTTATGTTTAATCACTATTCTAATCAATCACCACAACACATCGGGTAAGTGCACTGCTACAAGACCGCTTGCCACCCAATCCGCACCTGCACCTCTAAGCGCTGATTCGTTAAATGTAGTCGTCAATCCCAGCA contains these protein-coding regions:
- a CDS encoding DJ-1/PfpI family protein, with translation MSAKNILILAGDFVEDYEIMVPYQMLVMVGHNVHVVCPDKKKGQTIRTAIHDFEGDQTYTEKPGHNFALNASFKDIKPENYDGLVISGGRAPEYIRLNDRVLEIVRHFANTNKPIAAVCHGIQVLTAADVVRDFTLTAYPAVKPEIELAGGKYIDIAMDAAHVDRNLVTSPAWPGHPAFIREFLNLLGTTITC